ACCTGACCGTGTACGAGAACATCGCGTTCCCCCTGCGCCTGGCCAAGGGCAAGCACTCGGAGGACCAGGTGGACAAGCTCGTCACCGAGGCCGCGGCGACCCTGGAGCTCACCGACCACCTGCAGCGCAAGCCGGCGAACCTCTCGGGCGGTCAGCGGCAGCGCGTCGCGATGGGCCGGGCCATCGTCCGCCAGGCGGACGCGTTCCTCTTCGACGAGCCGCTGTCCAACCTGGACGCCAAGCTGCGCGGGCAGATGCGCTCGGAGATCTCCCAGATGCAGCGGCGCCTCGGTGTCACCTCCGTCTACGTGACGCACGACCAGACCGAGGCCATGACCCTCGGCGACCGCGTCGCCGTGCTGAAGAAGGGCGAGCTGCAGCAGATCGCCTCTCCGCGGGAGCTGTACGAGCAGCCCGTGAACCTCTTCGTGGCGGGCTTCATCGGCTCGCCGTCGATGAATTTCCTGCCCGCGACCCTCGAGGGCACCACCCTCAGGACCGCGCTCGGCGACATCAGCATCCCGGAGGACAAGGCCCGCAAGGCGGCCGGCAAGCGCGTGGTCCTCGTGGGTGTCCGCCCCGAGTTCTTCGAGGACGCCAAGCTTGTCGAGGACAGCAAGCGCCCCCACGGCTCCACGTTCATGGCGACCCTCACGCACACGGAGTGGCTGGGCAACGAGCAGTACGGGTACATCAATTTCGACCCGGCCCCCGAGATGCGGGAGCTGCTCAACAGCCTCGCCCGGGACATGGACGCCGACGAGCTCCGCCCGCAGGTCGTGGTCACCCTCGACGCGGCGAGCCGCATCCGTGGCGGGCGCGAGGCCGAGATCTGGCTGGACACGCGGAAGCTGCACCTGTTCGACGCCGAGTCCGGTGAGAACCTGACGCGCGACGCCGAGGCGGGTGCCGCCCTGACGCGGGAGGCCGCCGAGGACCGTGCGGAGGAGATCGCGACCGCCCAGCAGGCGGACCGGCAGGGTGACAGTGCCTTCGGCAACGGCTCCTCCGGCAACGGCACGTCCGGCGCAGGGAATGCCACAGTGGACGCCGGAGCCGGCCGTTCCGGCGGTGCGACGGCGGCGGGCGGCAAGCACGCCGCAGGCTGATCCACCCGGCAGCGGTCCGCTGCCGGACAGCAGGACCGGCACCCTGTGGGGTGCCGGTCCTGCTGTGTACTGTGGCCCTATGGCCGAACACGACAGCGCTGCCCAGGTCGCCGACATCACCGCCGGATACGTCTTCGAAGGGCCTACCCTGCACCTCGGTGCGGCCCTCGTGGACGGCACGCTGCACGCCGATGCGCAGGTCCGCCTGCCGCTCGCCATGATGAACCGGCACGGCCTGATCGCGGGCGCCACGGGAACCGGCAAGACCGTGACCCTGCAGGTCCTCGCCGAGCAGCTCTCCGCGCAGGGCGTCCCCGTGTTCCTGTCCGACATCAAGGGCGACCTGACGGGCCTCGCCGCACCCGGGACGGCCTCCGACCGGCTGGCGAAGCGGACGGCGAGCGTGGGCCAGGACTGGACGCCCACCGGCTTCCCCGTGGAGTTCCTCACCCTCGGGGCCGGGGACGGCATCCCCGTCCGCGCCACCATCTCCTCCTTCGGGCCCCTCCTCCTCAGCCGTGTGATGGACCTCAACGAGACGCAGGAGTCGAGTCTGCAGCTCGTCTTCCACTACGCGGACCGG
This genomic interval from Arthrobacter agilis contains the following:
- the ugpC gene encoding ABC transporter ATP-binding protein, encoding MASITLNHLVKKYGDGFPAVNDISIDIADGEFIILVGPSGCGKSTLLRMIVGLEDITDGDLLIDGKRVNDKAPRDRNLAMVFQNYALYPHLTVYENIAFPLRLAKGKHSEDQVDKLVTEAAATLELTDHLQRKPANLSGGQRQRVAMGRAIVRQADAFLFDEPLSNLDAKLRGQMRSEISQMQRRLGVTSVYVTHDQTEAMTLGDRVAVLKKGELQQIASPRELYEQPVNLFVAGFIGSPSMNFLPATLEGTTLRTALGDISIPEDKARKAAGKRVVLVGVRPEFFEDAKLVEDSKRPHGSTFMATLTHTEWLGNEQYGYINFDPAPEMRELLNSLARDMDADELRPQVVVTLDAASRIRGGREAEIWLDTRKLHLFDAESGENLTRDAEAGAALTREAAEDRAEEIATAQQADRQGDSAFGNGSSGNGTSGAGNATVDAGAGRSGGATAAGGKHAAG